A part of Anabas testudineus chromosome 7, fAnaTes1.2, whole genome shotgun sequence genomic DNA contains:
- the LOC113167107 gene encoding trace amine-associated receptor 13c-like yields MILSHFRQLHTPTNLLLLSLAVSDFLVGLIVMPFQILFKEPCWLLGDLVCVLCNVVPCITVSASVVSMVLISVDRYVAICDPLNYPSKVTQKRVRICVLLCWISCTFYSFMILFDNLVQPGKYNYCYGQCVIIIIGVVDLVVSFIIPISSIIILYMRVFVVAVSQARSMRSHIAAVKLQRSVTVTVKKSELKAARTLGVVVAVFLMCYCPYYCVSLSGYELTFSSSKDFIIFIVFFNSCLNPVIYAFLYPWFRKSVKLIVTLQILQSHSCETNVL; encoded by the coding sequence ATGATATTGTCTCActtcaggcagctccacactcccaccaacctcctccttctctctctggctgtctcagacttccttgtgggtctcatcgtgatgccgtttcaaatcctatttaaaGAACCCTGCTGGCTACTGGGTGacctggtgtgtgttttgtgtaatgtTGTACCTTGTATCACTGTCTCTGCCTCAGTAGTAAGCATGGTCCTTATTTCAgtcgaccgttatgttgctatctgtgaccctctgaaTTACCCCTCTAAAGTGACACAAAAGAGAGTCAGAATCtgtgttctcctgtgttggatTTCTTGTACTTTCTACAgctttatgattttatttgacaaCCTGGTACAACCAGGCAAGTATAACTACTGCTATGGACAAtgtgtcattattataattGGAGTTGTGGACCTTGTAGTAAGTTTTATCATCCCCATTtcatccatcatcattctgtatatgagagtgtttgtagttgctgtgtctcaggctcgttccatgcgctcccacattgcagctgtcaaactgcagcgttcagtgactgtaactgtgaagaaatcagagctgaaagcagccaggactcttggagtggttgttgctgtgtttcttatgtgttactgtccatattattgtgtctctctttctggtTATGAGCTTACGTTTAGCTCTTCAAAggatttcattatatttatagtattttttaactcctgtctaaaccctgtgATCTATGCCTTCCTCtatccctggtttagaaaatctgttaaactcattgttaccCTTCAGATACTGCAGTCTCACTCCTGTGAGACCAacgtactgtag